CCTTATGCGGGTGTATACTGGTCGCGACCAGCGTCAGGGTTGTGCAGGGACCCATCACGGCGTCTACTTCCGCACCCGCTTTCAAAAGCACTTCCGCGACCCGGATGGCATTGGGCGGGGAAACCTGGCGGTATTGCTCGACTAAATTAGCGCCGGTATAGTGCAACAACGTAGCGCCATGCCAGCGCATCGAACGGGTGAAGACAAGCTGTGGATGCGCGTGTAGCAGTTCCTGCAGGAGGCCCAGCTCTCCCTTGACCACCGCGTCTGCGGCGGCCTCGAAGGCGGCAATCGGCGCCCCGGTTTGGGTCATCCCATCCAGAAAGATGCGGAACGTGTCGGCACTGCCAAAACCATAGGACCGGGCGACCAGGGTCTCCGCGTCAGGGGTGGCATGCGTCCGGGCTTCGGCGGCAAATTGTTCGGGGCCGTATCCAGGCGTCAGGGGAAGTATGTCAAAGGTGTTCATGGAGCGTAGGCAATGGCAATCGCTCCTAAATATAATCGATTAAACCGTAAAAGCCCCGGGGTACTTCTCGATGGCCAGACTGGACAATTTGGCTTTGGTATCGTAAAAGGCCAGCATGATCGCCAGCATGAGCACATAGGCAATACAGAAAAATCGATACGTAAGCAGGGTAAAGGACCCGTCCCCGTCGAGCCATCGAAAACCCTTAAACACGTTTAGGTAAAGATTGAGCATGATGGCGCTGGTAAAAGATACGGGGTAAAGCTTCAGCATCAAAAGCGGCCGTCGTGGCGCCGGGCATTGCCGCTTTTGTTTCCACCAGATAAAAAGCTCGAACGCGATCAGGTAAATAGCCGCCGCGGCGTTGACGTGCTTGAGCACGATCAGGGGCAAATAGAAAGGCAATACATAAAAAACGGTGAGAAGCAACAGGGTCAGCATCACCTTTGGCCAGTTGAAATAGGCCACGAACATGGACCAAAACATCCGCCGGTATTGTGCTGTCAGTTGTTTGCGCCGGGTCTTTACCATTGTCCCGAAACCGCGATAGCCAAAACCCTTGGTGGCCTCGGAGAGCGCTGTTTCAAAGGGTACAGCCGGCCGGGCCTCTATGGCGGCGGCCAGGTGATCCACCAGCTCGACCTGTATGTCATAATAATCGATCCCCTTTTCCCGGCAGAGGTCGAAAAGCCGGTCGATTTGTGCGGTGGTAAGCGTCATCATAGTGCGGGTTTAAGAAGAACCTGGAGGGTAGTCAGAAAAGACTGGAGTTCGCCCTCGGCCTGTTTTTTCTCCTGGAGACCCGAAGGCGTCAGCGAATAATACTTGCGGACCCGGTTCCCGATATGCTCCATTTCCACCCGGAGAACACCTTTATCCTCCAGCCGGTGGAGCAACGGGTACAGGGCGCCTTCCGTGATTTCGAGTTCTCCTTTTGTCCGCTCCCTGACCTTTTGGGTGATTTCGTAACCGTACATCCGGCCATGATCGTGGAGCAGTTGCAGGAGGATCGGTTCCAGGCAACCTTTATATAAAGCGCTTTTATTCATGCACCAAAGATACATAACTTCCAAATACATAAGAAATTTATGTATTCGGTGCCGTGGTGGTCAATGTATAATGGTGAATGTCTTCCGGGCCGGGCCTATACCCTTTAAGGTCAGCGATTTCCATCGGGAAGGCAGCCCGGCCAAACGGAGCCGGACGATCCCCCGGGGCGTAATCTCCAGCCCGCCGAAGCCATACAACATGGCTTGCAAGAGGCCGCCTGCCCCGGTGGCAAAATAGGGGTTGTCTCCATGGGCGGTTTCCGCCAGGACGCCGAAAGGAGGACGTTTATTGGGCAGATACCCCGCCTTGAATACGGCATACGCGCGGGTCGGAAGCCCCAGACGGGCATACAACACGG
This region of Dinghuibacter silviterrae genomic DNA includes:
- a CDS encoding PadR family transcriptional regulator, whose product is MNKSALYKGCLEPILLQLLHDHGRMYGYEITQKVRERTKGELEITEGALYPLLHRLEDKGVLRVEMEHIGNRVRKYYSLTPSGLQEKKQAEGELQSFLTTLQVLLKPAL